In one window of Lewinella sp. 4G2 DNA:
- a CDS encoding thioredoxin: protein MKTFLYTLLPLFLFILPLAAQEEAPAKPDPVLGTYSYENLLTSPDAAWISTGVESYSPRPALLAEITPALAEVDEVIIYYGSWCGDSKREVPRLIKTLTAAGYDVNKLRFVGVTKAPDNYKKSPDGAADGKYIYRVPTFTFHRNGREVGRIVEQPKVSLEYDLHQLLTTDNYEPAYPVFTKLIELEEAGLLSDPNVSGNNLRMLFGPYVYGPGTLNGAGYVLMGEGRYDEALKVMFANIRLFPDYANGYDSIAEVLAKQERYKDAAAYQKRALRIQPEDEGYQKRYYDYLAAADQ from the coding sequence ATGAAGACCTTCTTGTACACCTTGCTACCCCTGTTTTTATTCATTTTGCCCCTCGCTGCGCAGGAGGAGGCTCCCGCCAAACCGGATCCAGTTTTAGGCACCTATAGCTACGAAAACCTATTGACGAGCCCCGATGCTGCTTGGATCAGCACCGGGGTCGAGAGCTACTCGCCGCGCCCCGCCCTGCTTGCCGAGATCACGCCGGCACTGGCTGAGGTGGACGAAGTAATCATCTACTACGGCAGTTGGTGTGGAGACTCTAAACGAGAAGTGCCGCGCCTGATCAAAACGCTGACTGCTGCCGGGTATGACGTGAATAAGTTGCGTTTCGTCGGCGTTACTAAGGCGCCCGATAACTACAAAAAGAGCCCCGATGGGGCGGCCGACGGGAAGTACATCTACCGGGTACCCACCTTCACCTTCCACCGTAATGGGCGAGAAGTCGGCAGGATCGTTGAGCAACCTAAAGTGAGCTTGGAGTATGATCTTCACCAACTGCTTACGACGGACAATTACGAACCCGCCTACCCGGTCTTCACCAAACTCATCGAATTGGAAGAAGCAGGCTTACTCAGCGACCCCAATGTCTCGGGTAACAACTTACGGATGCTATTTGGCCCTTACGTATACGGGCCCGGTACGCTCAACGGAGCCGGGTACGTCCTAATGGGGGAAGGCCGCTACGATGAGGCCCTGAAAGTGATGTTTGCTAACATTCGCTTATTTCCGGATTACGCAAATGGATACGACAGCATCGCCGAAGTGCTGGCCAAGCAGGAACGGTATAAGGATGCCGCCGCCTATCAGAAAAGAGCCCTGAGGATTCAGCCGGAGGATGAGGGGTATCAGAAAAGGTACTACGACTACCTGGCCGCTGCGGATCAATAG
- a CDS encoding SusC/RagA family TonB-linked outer membrane protein, giving the protein MLLTAWSVHGQSTISGSVVDASDATPLIGVTVRQVGSPGGTLTDLNGNFTLSLDTLTGQLSFSYVGMITQAVDINGRNRIDVRMRAASTELDGVVVTGYRGALATRDLVGSYVEVGTEELAADRPIESIDQLLEGRVAGVRVQTVTGEPGLPIKVEIRGQSSLAAAGNGISASTQPLYVLDGVPLYDVLETNDGSFFSALNSELLNPLSFINPDDVASITVLKDASATALYGADASNGVILITTKSGQTGQSSINFSVNYGTGRSINEIQYLNTEQYLELARETLLNDGDNPADAGRSDVDTDWRRIVQQNPTNTDVDLSLAGGKGGVNYRLSAGYSKIESVHKRNGLEQGNLNLNLQFPISAKVDLRTRISGAYQRKESLRSFNAATFRPNLPVFNADGSFNNGADGFLNQRPNPAALLEQNENYQDGINLNTSLTLNYQALPSLRFRVLGGLDQQSRDQFQYRSALNGSGANVGGRLILSGNNNLQWVTNAQSAWSPTLAGGHHLSALLGGEAQSQNQFRTVITGSDFPFDDIRRIDALPKEDVDAGESRFLRNKLSAYGELAYDYNYRYYLKLNARRDASSIFGGDQQAEIFWSAGFSWNISEEKFLTGRLPFGIETAKLNLTMGLTGNSRLGVYTTNGVYALQFGDDDYGGVIPATVSEPVNDRLGWERKRQRNAGLNLAWFNNQLKLVTEYYTNLTIDGLYAFETPRESGFTSILGNDARIRNRGMELSVSYDPITRGKFQYSTSFNGARNWNRLEDINLEQIPDGVGSAAVFVIGRDLNLIYGIPFAGVNPETGVAEYRLPDGTITSEREAIIDDRNEVPIGRSAPKLFGGWHNHFSYGAVNLTLQLNYSYGGDELIDRLTITDGQQINFNNQSVNQLDRWQQPGDVTDVPRLSIDNAPVSRSSRLVFRSNYLQFSTLSLGVDLKRAGWLPKGFASGRVFALVNNLGYLYDEERREGRNGIREYRFTFPQQRSLTVGLKLGL; this is encoded by the coding sequence TTGCTGCTGACCGCTTGGTCGGTGCACGGCCAATCCACCATCTCCGGATCCGTAGTCGACGCCAGCGACGCCACCCCCCTTATCGGCGTCACCGTACGGCAGGTGGGTAGTCCGGGAGGAACGCTGACGGACCTCAACGGCAACTTCACCCTAAGCTTGGATACCCTCACCGGCCAACTCTCCTTTAGCTACGTGGGGATGATCACCCAGGCCGTGGACATCAACGGGCGCAACCGTATCGACGTGCGAATGCGGGCGGCCAGCACGGAACTGGACGGCGTCGTCGTCACCGGCTACCGCGGCGCGCTGGCAACCCGGGACCTCGTCGGCAGCTACGTCGAGGTGGGGACCGAAGAATTGGCGGCCGACCGACCCATCGAAAGCATCGACCAACTGCTCGAAGGCCGCGTCGCCGGCGTGCGGGTACAAACCGTTACGGGAGAGCCGGGCCTGCCCATCAAGGTCGAGATCCGGGGGCAGAGCTCCCTGGCCGCCGCCGGCAACGGAATCAGCGCTTCCACCCAACCACTTTACGTGCTGGACGGCGTCCCCCTTTACGACGTGCTGGAAACCAATGACGGGAGTTTCTTCTCCGCTCTGAACAGTGAACTCCTCAACCCGCTGTCCTTCATTAACCCGGACGACGTGGCGTCCATCACCGTACTCAAAGATGCTTCAGCGACGGCGCTCTACGGGGCGGATGCTTCCAACGGAGTGATTCTCATCACCACCAAAAGTGGGCAAACCGGTCAGTCCAGTATCAACTTTTCGGTAAACTACGGGACGGGCCGCTCCATCAACGAAATCCAGTACCTCAACACCGAACAGTACCTCGAACTGGCTCGAGAAACCTTGCTCAACGATGGGGACAACCCCGCGGACGCCGGCCGCTCCGACGTCGATACCGACTGGCGCCGAATCGTCCAGCAAAACCCCACGAATACGGACGTCGACCTCTCCCTCGCCGGCGGAAAGGGCGGCGTGAACTACCGTCTCTCGGCCGGGTACAGCAAGATTGAATCCGTCCACAAACGCAACGGGCTGGAGCAGGGGAACCTTAACCTCAACCTCCAGTTCCCCATCAGCGCCAAAGTGGATTTGCGGACCCGCATTAGTGGTGCCTACCAGCGTAAGGAAAGCCTCAGGAGTTTTAATGCGGCTACCTTCCGGCCGAACCTGCCGGTGTTCAACGCTGACGGGTCCTTCAATAATGGCGCTGATGGATTTTTGAACCAACGGCCCAACCCCGCCGCCCTGCTCGAGCAAAACGAAAATTACCAGGACGGTATCAACCTCAACACCAGCCTGACGCTGAATTACCAGGCCCTGCCCAGTCTTCGTTTCCGGGTACTCGGTGGGCTGGACCAACAGAGCCGGGACCAGTTTCAGTACCGCTCAGCCCTCAATGGGTCCGGGGCCAACGTAGGGGGGAGGTTGATCCTTTCCGGCAACAACAATTTGCAGTGGGTGACCAACGCTCAGAGCGCCTGGAGCCCCACGCTGGCGGGTGGCCACCACTTATCGGCCCTACTGGGTGGGGAGGCACAGAGCCAGAATCAGTTTCGGACCGTCATCACCGGTTCCGATTTTCCTTTCGACGATATCCGCCGCATCGATGCACTTCCGAAGGAGGACGTGGACGCCGGGGAAAGCCGCTTCCTCCGCAATAAGCTCTCCGCCTACGGGGAACTGGCCTACGATTACAATTACCGGTACTACCTCAAACTGAATGCCCGGCGGGACGCCAGTTCCATCTTCGGCGGCGACCAGCAGGCGGAGATCTTCTGGTCCGCCGGTTTCTCCTGGAACATCAGCGAGGAGAAGTTCCTCACCGGCCGCTTGCCCTTCGGCATCGAAACGGCGAAACTGAACCTGACGATGGGGCTGACGGGCAACAGCCGGCTCGGGGTTTACACCACCAACGGCGTCTATGCTCTCCAGTTTGGCGACGATGACTACGGTGGGGTAATCCCCGCCACCGTATCTGAACCCGTCAATGACCGCCTCGGCTGGGAGCGGAAGCGGCAGCGAAACGCCGGCCTCAACCTGGCCTGGTTCAACAATCAACTCAAACTGGTGACGGAGTACTACACTAACCTCACAATTGACGGTCTGTACGCCTTCGAGACGCCACGGGAATCCGGCTTCACGTCCATCCTGGGTAACGACGCGCGGATTCGCAACCGGGGTATGGAATTATCCGTCAGCTACGATCCGATCACCCGGGGTAAGTTTCAGTATTCCACCAGCTTCAATGGCGCCCGTAACTGGAACCGGCTGGAGGACATCAACCTGGAGCAGATACCCGATGGGGTAGGGTCCGCCGCCGTCTTCGTCATTGGTCGCGACCTGAACCTGATTTACGGGATTCCCTTCGCCGGCGTGAACCCCGAAACCGGCGTGGCGGAATACCGCCTGCCGGACGGGACCATCACTTCGGAGCGGGAAGCCATCATCGACGACCGGAACGAAGTGCCGATTGGGCGTTCCGCCCCCAAACTGTTTGGTGGCTGGCACAACCACTTTTCCTACGGGGCCGTCAACCTCACCCTGCAGCTGAATTACAGCTACGGCGGGGATGAACTGATTGACCGGCTGACGATCACGGACGGGCAGCAGATCAACTTCAACAACCAGTCCGTCAACCAACTCGACCGCTGGCAGCAGCCGGGTGACGTGACGGACGTCCCCCGCCTCAGTATCGACAACGCGCCGGTCTCCCGTTCCAGTCGACTGGTATTCCGGTCCAATTACCTGCAGTTCAGTACGCTCAGTTTGGGGGTGGACCTCAAGCGCGCGGGCTGGCTGCCCAAGGGTTTTGCCAGTGGCCGGGTCTTTGCCCTCGTCAACAATCTCGGCTACCTCTACGACGAGGAGCGCCGGGAAGGGCGCAATGGGATCCGCGAATACCGTTTCACCTTTCCCCAGCAACGGTCGCTGACCGTGGGGCTAAAACTGGGCTTATGA
- a CDS encoding RagB/SusD family nutrient uptake outer membrane protein: MLALLLCLAACDDFLDVDSPNDISRAELFETVRGANAAVAGLYLGLGDGAYYQFRFPIYADLPGNLKLPSQSGGSLGSSTGTQRGLQALRMRTITPALDQTNLSGFYQNAYEVIFQASDILDGLANVTDGAPGEVASLAAEARAIRALVHFDLVRLFAQAPGFTENASHEGIVIIDDLPGIFDLPARRSVAESYAAILADLDIARADLDATFSRRSNEPIWLTPAVVDGLIARVSAYVGDWETVAAAAGRAITASGLALTPAEQYVDGWAEGGLSEILWELDLQRLVEDGEDVNFQSPALIVGAGNPLPLMEISEDLLNEFAPEDLRRELFIPNEDGVMLSGKWPFAVNEIRNPPLLRLSELYLLRAEANVELSNLAAATEDYLAVHGRSVANPTVPTDLAALRLAIRQERRRELALEGHHFFDLGRWGESLVREDCLPEIEGDCILSYPDFRFVLPLPFDATRRNPNLSQNPGY; this comes from the coding sequence ATGCTGGCCCTCCTACTGTGCCTGGCTGCTTGCGACGATTTCCTGGACGTGGATAGCCCCAACGATATCTCCCGGGCCGAGCTTTTTGAAACGGTTCGCGGCGCCAACGCGGCCGTGGCCGGACTCTACCTGGGTTTGGGGGACGGCGCTTACTATCAGTTTCGCTTTCCTATCTACGCAGATCTGCCGGGTAACCTCAAACTACCCAGCCAGAGTGGGGGTAGCCTCGGCTCCTCCACCGGCACCCAGCGGGGATTGCAAGCCCTACGGATGCGCACCATCACGCCGGCGTTGGACCAGACTAATCTGAGTGGCTTTTACCAGAACGCTTACGAAGTCATCTTTCAGGCCAGCGACATTCTGGACGGCCTAGCCAACGTAACGGACGGCGCCCCCGGTGAGGTAGCCAGTCTGGCGGCCGAGGCACGGGCTATCCGGGCGCTGGTCCATTTTGATCTGGTGCGTCTCTTCGCTCAAGCGCCCGGTTTTACGGAAAACGCGAGCCACGAGGGCATTGTCATTATTGATGACCTACCCGGTATTTTCGATCTGCCGGCCCGCCGTTCCGTTGCCGAGTCCTACGCCGCCATCCTGGCTGATCTCGATATTGCGCGGGCGGATCTTGACGCCACCTTCAGCCGCCGTTCCAACGAGCCCATTTGGTTGACGCCGGCCGTGGTCGATGGGCTCATCGCCAGAGTCAGCGCTTACGTGGGTGATTGGGAAACGGTAGCGGCTGCCGCCGGCCGGGCGATCACCGCTTCCGGGCTTGCGCTCACGCCCGCCGAGCAGTACGTGGACGGTTGGGCGGAGGGAGGCCTTTCGGAGATCCTGTGGGAATTAGATCTGCAGCGACTGGTGGAGGATGGGGAGGACGTCAATTTCCAGAGCCCGGCTTTAATCGTTGGTGCGGGTAACCCACTGCCTTTAATGGAGATCAGTGAGGATCTCCTCAACGAATTTGCGCCGGAGGATTTGCGCCGGGAGCTGTTCATCCCTAACGAAGACGGGGTGATGCTATCCGGTAAGTGGCCCTTCGCGGTCAATGAGATCCGGAACCCACCACTGCTCAGGTTGAGTGAGTTGTACCTACTTCGGGCCGAGGCCAACGTGGAGTTGAGTAACCTGGCGGCGGCTACGGAGGATTATCTCGCGGTGCACGGCCGGTCCGTCGCTAATCCCACCGTCCCGACCGATCTCGCTGCACTGCGCTTGGCCATTCGGCAGGAGCGGCGGCGGGAGTTGGCGCTGGAAGGCCACCACTTTTTTGATCTTGGGCGCTGGGGCGAGTCACTCGTGCGGGAAGACTGCCTTCCAGAAATAGAGGGCGACTGTATCCTTAGCTATCCGGATTTCCGTTTCGTGCTGCCCCTTCCCTTCGATGCTACCCGGCGTAATCCTAATCTGAGCCAGAACCCGGGGTACTAA
- a CDS encoding T9SS type A sorting domain-containing protein yields the protein MRLFTFLTLLFCAATGLQAQEVTLLQDIFPGGTNSSPNNFFQYGDKTLFRAGTENEGTELWITDGTAAGTMLVKDINDDPSFRRGNSNPNNFTEYQGKVYFTAGAPGTGSELWVTDGTSDGTQLVKDIQPDEGSGNPFDFIVFNDLIYFTANNGNDANSSELWVSDGTEAGTNLVVDINPGGPGNPINKFEYLGFIFFAGNDGVNGRELWFTDGTAEGTEIFFDINPGPGNSNPSDFLDFGGRLMFAADNGTIGRELYNFNAVANTIGPIFDLLEGEDSSRPDNLFAVGNRVFYTGQRAAGVDGLHFVDFTAGSIFFNVANQNGPSNVDQVTEIVPGRAYVMVADTGAVEDQSSFLLVDNLTGGLQIEADEDLFGDLGGLDPQDLVFTGSSLYFSYESDATGRELAGVDLFAEGATPVRFNEVAAGASSGEIDDIHLLGTQLIFEANDQSTGRELYTADINAAYVNLETEGGETIANGDTLDFGDINFGEIDSLLAILNNTGNADALFLNFTGLFDTEIILPQLVNADRGEATFLPPAPDNAYLRFLVLPQQEGAFVDTALVSFVTASGPNSIQFFVTGNVIAPSVEAFADDVRILRGDTMSFADTPVGQGSVRALTFNNSGAGDFVIFEAELTEGDFFSIPTDVTARVATDDSFTLPITFSATTDVEVRDSLLVSTNIGQFAVVLTGSSNAAPDITVVALDRNLATGDGLEFLDVPARTDSTVIVTVSNPGTATLVIDSIRFADGQFFSTTADMLTLAVNEVASFPLTFSPTEVATVTDLMTLYSNAGDFEINLSGMSIVNSVVDRGLPVKRVFPNPTTGVIRVELESPVLTGQFRVTNAVGQVLQQGNWPEGQLFHDLDLSNLSAGPYQVEVISGAAKMTARVMKR from the coding sequence ATGCGCCTATTTACCTTTTTAACCCTGTTGTTCTGTGCGGCCACCGGCTTGCAAGCGCAGGAAGTCACCCTGCTCCAGGACATCTTCCCGGGCGGGACGAACAGCTCCCCCAACAACTTCTTCCAGTACGGAGATAAGACCCTTTTCCGCGCCGGTACCGAAAACGAGGGCACCGAGCTATGGATCACCGACGGTACCGCTGCGGGTACGATGCTGGTGAAAGATATCAATGACGACCCAAGCTTCCGCCGGGGAAATTCCAACCCGAATAACTTTACGGAGTACCAGGGTAAAGTGTACTTCACCGCCGGTGCCCCGGGTACGGGCAGCGAACTGTGGGTTACCGACGGCACGTCCGATGGAACCCAATTGGTCAAAGACATCCAGCCCGATGAAGGCAGTGGTAACCCCTTCGATTTTATCGTCTTTAATGACCTGATCTACTTCACGGCCAACAACGGAAACGACGCCAATAGCTCCGAGCTGTGGGTCTCCGACGGCACCGAAGCGGGCACCAATTTGGTGGTGGACATCAACCCCGGTGGCCCGGGCAACCCCATCAATAAATTTGAATACCTGGGCTTCATCTTCTTCGCCGGTAACGACGGGGTGAACGGTCGGGAACTCTGGTTCACCGACGGCACCGCCGAGGGAACGGAGATCTTCTTCGACATCAATCCTGGCCCGGGCAATTCAAACCCTTCCGACTTCCTGGACTTCGGAGGCCGCCTGATGTTTGCCGCCGATAATGGAACGATCGGACGGGAGTTGTACAACTTCAACGCCGTAGCCAATACCATCGGCCCCATCTTCGATCTACTGGAAGGGGAGGACAGCTCCCGGCCCGATAATCTGTTTGCCGTGGGCAACCGGGTCTTCTATACCGGGCAACGTGCTGCCGGTGTCGATGGGCTTCACTTCGTGGATTTCACGGCGGGTTCCATCTTCTTTAACGTTGCCAACCAGAACGGACCTTCCAACGTGGACCAGGTAACGGAAATCGTACCCGGCCGCGCCTACGTTATGGTCGCCGATACGGGTGCCGTAGAGGACCAGTCTTCCTTCCTTTTAGTAGACAACCTGACGGGTGGCCTACAAATTGAGGCAGATGAAGATCTCTTTGGAGACCTCGGTGGATTAGATCCACAAGACCTGGTCTTCACTGGTTCCTCACTTTACTTCAGCTACGAATCAGATGCTACCGGCCGTGAATTGGCCGGCGTGGACCTATTTGCGGAAGGAGCTACCCCAGTTCGCTTCAATGAAGTGGCCGCCGGCGCTTCCAGTGGTGAGATCGATGATATTCACCTTTTGGGCACGCAACTGATTTTTGAGGCCAACGACCAAAGCACCGGCCGCGAACTTTACACGGCGGATATCAACGCCGCTTACGTCAATCTGGAAACGGAAGGCGGTGAAACCATTGCGAACGGTGATACGCTGGACTTCGGCGACATCAACTTCGGGGAGATTGATAGCCTCTTAGCCATCCTGAACAACACGGGTAATGCGGACGCATTGTTCCTCAACTTTACCGGGCTATTCGATACGGAGATCATCCTCCCCCAACTCGTCAATGCGGACCGGGGGGAAGCCACCTTTTTACCGCCCGCTCCTGACAATGCTTACCTCCGCTTTTTGGTGTTACCGCAGCAGGAGGGAGCCTTCGTCGATACGGCGCTGGTGAGTTTCGTTACGGCATCGGGCCCGAACTCCATTCAGTTTTTCGTGACGGGTAACGTCATTGCCCCCAGCGTTGAGGCTTTTGCGGACGACGTGCGCATTCTGCGGGGGGATACCATGTCCTTCGCGGATACGCCAGTGGGGCAGGGTTCCGTCCGGGCACTTACTTTCAACAACTCCGGTGCGGGTGACTTCGTCATCTTTGAAGCGGAGCTGACGGAAGGTGATTTCTTCTCCATCCCGACGGACGTTACTGCCCGCGTGGCTACCGATGATTCGTTTACCCTGCCGATTACCTTCTCCGCCACTACGGACGTTGAGGTGCGGGATAGTCTGCTCGTATCGACTAATATCGGCCAGTTTGCGGTTGTGCTTACGGGTAGCTCCAATGCAGCTCCCGACATTACCGTGGTGGCACTGGATCGTAATCTGGCGACCGGCGATGGCCTGGAATTCCTGGACGTACCGGCCCGTACGGACTCTACCGTTATCGTTACGGTATCCAACCCGGGTACGGCGACGCTGGTGATTGATTCAATCCGTTTTGCTGACGGACAGTTCTTCAGCACTACGGCGGATATGCTGACCCTGGCGGTAAATGAGGTGGCCTCCTTCCCCCTGACGTTCAGCCCAACTGAGGTGGCTACGGTGACCGACTTGATGACCTTGTACTCGAATGCGGGTGACTTTGAGATCAATCTCTCGGGCATGAGCATCGTCAACTCAGTCGTGGACCGGGGCTTACCGGTGAAGCGCGTCTTCCCTAACCCGACTACCGGCGTGATCCGGGTGGAACTGGAGTCACCAGTTCTGACCGGTCAGTTCCGGGTGACGAATGCCGTGGGGCAGGTCCTGCAACAGGGCAACTGGCCAGAGGGACAGCTTTTCCACGATTTGGACCTTTCCAATCTGTCCGCTGGTCCTTACCAGGTGGAAGTCATTTCCGGAGCCGCCAAGATGACGGCGCGGGTGATGAAACGGTAG
- a CDS encoding cytochrome-c peroxidase codes for MKTSYLAILVGALLASLLCTCGSATVRNDVEVSDLRAAYEKPPAQWPAPTLDQGVEHRELGILKRDQLVPVPASTQELIADQKALVKLGKRLFFDPVLSESNQVSCGSCHDPDLGWGDGRRRSFGHDRSRGLRNAPSLLNAGHWTSLFWDGRSPSLEEQVLGPLQDSKEMMSNLDDLGPELTAIPSYVREFKDAFGVATIDAKRVAIALSAFERTLRSRTSRFDHFVNGRYEALTNQEIRGLDLFRKKARCLNCHNGPLLSDQQFHNQGTHLLGRPEEDLGRFGVTGEWGDAGKFRTPMLRDIVFTGPYFHHGNVVELREVIQLYNSGMPQVIPRGIREDAERLPIHDPLLQPLNLTEEEIDDLVAFMGAISTRPRAMKIPEVKR; via the coding sequence ATGAAAACCTCCTATTTAGCCATCCTGGTTGGTGCACTCCTCGCGTCCTTACTCTGCACCTGCGGCAGCGCCACGGTGAGGAACGACGTGGAGGTGAGCGATTTGCGCGCGGCCTACGAAAAACCACCGGCGCAGTGGCCCGCACCGACGTTGGACCAGGGGGTAGAACACCGAGAATTAGGCATCCTGAAGCGGGACCAACTCGTGCCGGTGCCGGCGAGTACCCAGGAGTTGATCGCCGACCAGAAGGCGCTCGTCAAACTCGGGAAACGGTTGTTCTTCGATCCCGTGCTGTCCGAAAGTAACCAGGTAAGTTGCGGCTCCTGCCACGACCCGGATCTGGGGTGGGGGGATGGCCGTCGTCGGAGTTTTGGCCACGACCGCTCGCGTGGCTTACGCAATGCCCCAAGCCTGCTCAACGCTGGCCACTGGACGAGCCTGTTCTGGGACGGCCGCTCACCCTCCCTGGAGGAACAAGTACTCGGGCCGTTGCAGGACTCGAAAGAAATGATGTCCAACCTTGATGACTTAGGACCGGAATTAACGGCGATCCCGAGTTACGTACGAGAATTCAAAGACGCCTTTGGCGTGGCTACCATCGATGCTAAACGCGTCGCCATCGCTCTCTCCGCCTTTGAACGCACCCTGCGCAGCCGGACGAGCCGTTTCGACCACTTCGTGAATGGCCGCTACGAAGCACTGACGAACCAGGAAATTCGGGGCTTGGACCTGTTTCGGAAGAAAGCCCGCTGCCTGAATTGTCACAACGGCCCGCTGCTTTCGGACCAGCAATTTCACAATCAGGGTACCCACCTGCTGGGCCGCCCGGAAGAGGACCTGGGGCGCTTCGGGGTGACGGGCGAATGGGGAGACGCCGGGAAATTTCGGACGCCCATGCTGCGGGATATTGTGTTTACGGGGCCTTACTTCCACCACGGGAACGTCGTAGAACTGCGGGAAGTCATCCAGCTCTATAATTCAGGGATGCCGCAGGTGATCCCCCGTGGGATCCGGGAAGATGCGGAGCGCCTGCCGATTCACGACCCCTTATTGCAGCCGTTGAACCTGACAGAAGAAGAGATTGATGACCTCGTCGCCTTCATGGGCGCGATCAGTACCCGCCCAAGAGCGATGAAGATCCCCGAAGTGAAAAGATAG
- a CDS encoding M23 family metallopeptidase, producing MDTPQADSWWRRLINKRNDEYQVVLRDIKSYREIGQYNLTPLSLLIYAMLALGVFAFLLFLLIAFTPLRSYIPGYGNRVHRQEMVEMEGLMKEMSEHVEAQDLYISTLIKTLRGEATTGEDIPDIQTLADTSNAEILGASEDEVRLRREMDLERLGAAARQPGANVIAGTGNVPLSQIYLAAPVNGEISAAFDRATDHLGVDILAPKNTPIKACRDGVVFISEFTSANGNVIGIQHDNNLISFYKHNSQLLKKVGERVKVGEAVAIIGNTGELTSGPHLHFEIWHRGEPVDPVAALRF from the coding sequence ATGGATACACCCCAAGCAGATTCCTGGTGGCGCAGGCTCATCAACAAGCGCAATGATGAGTATCAGGTCGTGCTGCGTGACATCAAGAGTTACCGGGAGATTGGCCAGTATAACCTTACGCCGCTTAGCCTCCTGATCTACGCTATGCTTGCATTAGGCGTATTCGCCTTCCTGCTATTTCTACTAATCGCCTTCACGCCACTGCGAAGCTACATTCCCGGCTACGGCAACCGCGTTCACCGCCAGGAGATGGTCGAAATGGAAGGGTTGATGAAGGAAATGAGCGAACACGTTGAGGCGCAGGATCTGTACATTTCTACTCTGATCAAAACCCTCCGTGGAGAAGCCACGACTGGGGAGGACATCCCGGATATCCAAACCCTGGCGGACACCTCCAACGCCGAAATTCTCGGGGCCAGCGAAGACGAAGTCCGCCTCCGCCGTGAGATGGACCTGGAGCGTCTGGGCGCAGCTGCCCGCCAACCCGGTGCCAACGTGATTGCTGGCACCGGCAATGTCCCCTTATCTCAAATCTACCTTGCCGCACCGGTCAACGGCGAGATCAGTGCCGCCTTCGACCGTGCCACGGATCACTTGGGGGTCGACATCCTCGCGCCGAAGAATACACCCATCAAGGCCTGCCGCGACGGCGTAGTCTTCATTTCAGAGTTCACCAGCGCTAACGGAAACGTCATCGGTATTCAGCACGATAACAATCTGATCTCCTTTTACAAGCATAATTCTCAACTCCTTAAGAAAGTGGGCGAGCGCGTCAAGGTCGGGGAGGCGGTAGCCATCATCGGTAACACGGGAGAACTCACCTCCGGCCCTCATCTTCATTTCGAGATCTGGCACCGGGGCGAACCCGTAGATCCAGTCGCCGCCCTCCGCTTTTAG
- a CDS encoding CIA30 family protein encodes MYNPTDPAQDAAATNPESKDTSALTTLYNWPEQGKGKWRIQDDVVMGGRSDSHFEMTDDGHGRFYGKVSLENNGGFCSVQRTNEDDPFVVKGKSVFSVQVKGDGKNYNFRVRTPNGRHAYAFTFFAKPGQWETVMIPFAAMEGTYRGRDVDVPNYAGEDITEIQILIGNGRAESFELLLKDISVM; translated from the coding sequence ATGTACAACCCTACCGATCCCGCCCAGGACGCTGCCGCCACCAATCCTGAATCCAAGGACACGTCCGCGCTGACCACCCTCTACAACTGGCCCGAGCAGGGTAAAGGGAAATGGCGGATTCAGGACGATGTCGTCATGGGCGGCCGCTCCGACAGCCACTTCGAGATGACGGACGATGGCCACGGCCGGTTCTACGGTAAGGTTTCTCTCGAGAACAATGGTGGTTTCTGTTCCGTCCAGCGCACAAATGAGGATGATCCGTTCGTCGTGAAGGGCAAGTCTGTTTTCTCCGTCCAGGTCAAAGGAGATGGGAAGAACTACAACTTCCGCGTCCGGACGCCCAATGGTCGCCACGCTTATGCCTTTACCTTTTTTGCGAAGCCGGGGCAGTGGGAGACCGTCATGATCCCCTTCGCCGCGATGGAGGGTACCTACCGGGGCCGGGATGTGGACGTGCCGAATTACGCGGGGGAGGACATCACGGAGATTCAAATCTTGATCGGTAACGGAAGAGCCGAGTCTTTTGAGCTGTTGCTGAAGGATATTTCGGTGATGTAG